The following are encoded in a window of Flavobacterium cupriresistens genomic DNA:
- a CDS encoding sterol desaturase family protein, with the protein MISFLIFLSVFLFMECVTWLTHKYIMHGLMWYFHADHHQPKYEHTFERNDIFFVIFATPSIVLFYFGVEGGFNYLFFIACGITLYGVCYFLIHDVLIHQRFKWFKNTKNKYLIGLRKAHKMHHKHLGKEDGECFGMLFVPFKYYKM; encoded by the coding sequence ATGATTTCTTTTTTAATTTTTCTAAGTGTTTTTCTGTTTATGGAATGTGTAACGTGGCTTACGCACAAATACATTATGCACGGCTTAATGTGGTACTTTCACGCAGATCATCACCAACCCAAATACGAACATACTTTTGAACGTAATGACATTTTCTTTGTCATTTTTGCTACTCCGAGTATTGTTCTTTTTTATTTTGGTGTTGAAGGCGGTTTTAATTATTTGTTTTTTATTGCTTGCGGCATTACCCTTTATGGCGTTTGTTATTTTTTAATACACGACGTACTCATTCATCAGCGTTTTAAATGGTTTAAAAACACCAAAAACAAATACCTCATCGGACTACGAAAGGCACATAAAATGCACCACAAACATTTAGGCAAAGAAGACGGAGAGTGTTTTGGAATGTTGTTCGTTCCTTTTAAATATTATAAAATGTAA
- a CDS encoding SRPBCC family protein, whose amino-acid sequence MKLYKIETTQHINASIEECWDFFSSPKNLQTITPDTMRFEILDFDNKRMYPGQIITYTLKPLLGIKISWATEITVSVENHYFVDIQLSGPYKLWHHKHFFETTETGVKMTDIVHYALPFGYLGRIMNKLVVANKLKAIFNYRYSKIEEHFNTKVQ is encoded by the coding sequence ATGAAATTATACAAAATAGAAACCACGCAACATATAAATGCAAGTATAGAAGAATGTTGGGATTTCTTTTCCAGCCCAAAAAATCTTCAAACTATTACTCCAGACACTATGCGTTTTGAAATTTTAGATTTCGACAACAAACGCATGTATCCCGGTCAAATCATTACTTATACCCTGAAACCGCTTCTGGGAATTAAAATCTCATGGGCAACCGAAATTACCGTTTCAGTAGAAAATCACTATTTTGTAGACATACAACTTTCTGGTCCTTACAAATTGTGGCATCACAAACACTTTTTTGAAACCACGGAAACGGGCGTAAAAATGACCGATATTGTGCATTATGCCTTGCCATTTGGCTATTTAGGACGCATTATGAATAAACTGGTTGTAGCAAACAAACTAAAAGCCATTTTTAATTATCGCTATAGCAAAATCGAAGAGCACTTTAACACAAAAGTACAATGA
- a CDS encoding phytoene/squalene synthase family protein: protein MKSLFDTVSYSCSKLVTKNYSTSFSLAVRMLAPSIREAIYSIYGFVRFADEIVDSFQDYNKEYLINDFEKEYYKAMEMGISLNPILNAFQHTVKQYNITDDLIQAFLKSMKLDLVKSTYNTQTEYEDYIYGSADAVGLMCLKVFVAGKDQKYEQLKGEAMRLGSAFQKVNFLRDLKEDNLILNRNYFPGINLNSFDENAKNAIINEIEEDFKIAYQGIVKLPIEAKFGVYTAFIYYKKLLQKLKNTPYYEIGNSRIRVSNYTKAGLLAQSFVTYKLKLV from the coding sequence ATGAAATCACTATTTGACACTGTCTCTTACAGCTGCAGCAAATTGGTTACCAAAAACTACAGCACTTCTTTCTCCCTCGCCGTACGCATGTTGGCACCAAGCATTAGAGAAGCCATTTACAGCATCTATGGTTTTGTTCGTTTTGCAGATGAAATTGTCGATTCTTTTCAGGATTACAATAAAGAATATCTAATAAATGATTTTGAAAAAGAATACTACAAGGCAATGGAAATGGGCATTAGCTTAAATCCTATTTTAAATGCATTCCAGCATACGGTAAAACAATACAATATTACAGACGATCTGATTCAGGCCTTTTTAAAAAGCATGAAACTTGATCTCGTAAAATCGACTTACAACACACAAACGGAATATGAAGATTACATTTATGGTTCTGCCGATGCTGTCGGATTAATGTGTCTCAAAGTTTTTGTGGCCGGGAAAGATCAGAAATACGAACAACTCAAAGGGGAGGCCATGCGACTGGGCTCTGCTTTTCAAAAAGTAAATTTTCTACGCGATCTAAAAGAGGACAATCTGATTTTAAACCGCAATTATTTCCCCGGAATCAACTTAAATTCTTTTGATGAAAATGCAAAAAATGCCATTATCAACGAAATTGAAGAAGATTTCAAAATCGCCTATCAAGGCATCGTAAAACTACCAATTGAAGCTAAATTCGGAGTGTACACCGCCTTTATTTATTATAAAAAACTATTACAGAAACTCAAAAATACGCCTTATTATGAAATTGGAAATTCGAGAATCCGAGTTTCAAATTATACAAAAGCCGGGCTTTTGGCGCAGTCTTTTGTAACTTATAAATTGAAACTGGTCTGA